TACTGTAATGATTACTGACAGAATGTAGAGTTGAGCGAACCCCATACACCTAATCATATCACCGGAGACGCACTGGTTGGCGTCTCAAACTCATGGGGTGGGCTCCTATCACCCCGTTCGCGGCGAGTCAAGAAATTATTATTGCTCAAACGCGAATATTGTATCTTTTATCTTTTTCTATTTCGCGAATATACCTTAACTTATTTCTCTAAATCGCGATACATTGAACCACTTTTCGCGCGGCGCGACACAATCGCGCTTAGCACTTTTGGGAGCGTATTTCCCACCGCGCGCATTTTCAGAGCGGCGAGAAGACTGAACTTTCATGTATCTATTCCCCCCGTTTCCTGAAATCTCATTGTTTTGGATGTACAGGAAATGGTGCTCCAGGACTGGATAAGGGTAGAAATTGCCGGAATTATATAATATCCGGTTGAGAATAGGAGTCTTGGTGGGTGCCGTGCCTCCGTGCCGGCACATCTTCAATATACAATGATATCGATAAAATGGACCGGCAGGGACGCCGGTCCCTACTAATATCGTGTATTCGAGTGCAGAACAAGCGTCATAATTCTTGGCAAATCGCTCTACATCTGGAGTTTCGGGGAATCCGTCGGACGAGCCCACTCCTGATATCATTACGCGTCTTGCGCGGTTCCGGCGCGTATTGCATCGTCGATCAATCTGTCGATCTCTTGTTCCGTCATCAATTTTTCAGCGAGCACTACTTCGCGGATTGTCTTTCCTTCGAGAAAAGCTCGTTGCGCTACCTTCGCGGCCCTTTCGTACCCAAGGACCGGGTTTAATGCTGTGGCCATGGCAAGGCTCTTTTCGATATTGCTTCGGCATTTTTCAGCATTCGCTGTGATGCCCGTTACACATTTGGACGTGAAGCGTCTGGCCACAGTATCCAGGAATTCAATAGATTGCAGTAAATTGTAAGCTATCAAGGGAAGCATTGTATTCAGCTCGAAATTACCCCACTGGCCTCCAAGCGTTATGGCAGTGTCATTTCCAATCACTTGAGCGCACACCTGTATGACTACTTCAGGAATAACAGGGTTCACTTTTCCCGGCATGATAGAAGAGCCGGGCTGCAGAGAAGGTATGTTGATTTCCCCTATTCCGCAGCGCGGCCCGGAAGCGAGCCAGCGAATGTCATTTGCAATCTTTATGAGACTTACTGCCAGCGTCTTGAGCGCTCCGCTGGTCTCCACTGCTGCATCCTGAGCAGCTTGTGCTTCAAAGTGATTGAGTGCCTCGCGAAAAGGAGACTGCGTTTCTCGAGAGATGAGCTCGATCACTCTTGGAGCAAATTCCGGATGCGCCTGCAACCCGTTACCGACAGCAGTTCCGCCGAGAGCCAATTCTCCGAGCCTATCTTCCAGGGACCGGAGTCGAGCTATGCCTAATTCGATTTGTCTGGCATATCCGCTGAACTCATTGCCCAGCGTAACCGGAACCGCATCCTGGAGGTGGGTCCTGCCGATTTTGTGAATCGTCGAGAATTCT
The sequence above is a segment of the Desulfomonile tiedjei DSM 6799 genome. Coding sequences within it:
- a CDS encoding class II fumarate hydratase; translated protein: MGHRKEYDSMGEVLVPEDAYYGAQTKRAMENFATSGLVFQPSFVRALGMIKKYAAMVNRDLGLLPADIAEPIIQAATEVVEGKLDDQFVLDVFQTGSGTSTNMNVNEVVAGRANELLTGKRGGKSPVHPNDHVNKGQSSNDVIPTAIHIAATVLLRTRLIPALEDLQKALADRAREFSTIHKIGRTHLQDAVPVTLGNEFSGYARQIELGIARLRSLEDRLGELALGGTAVGNGLQAHPEFAPRVIELISRETQSPFREALNHFEAQAAQDAAVETSGALKTLAVSLIKIANDIRWLASGPRCGIGEINIPSLQPGSSIMPGKVNPVIPEVVIQVCAQVIGNDTAITLGGQWGNFELNTMLPLIAYNLLQSIEFLDTVARRFTSKCVTGITANAEKCRSNIEKSLAMATALNPVLGYERAAKVAQRAFLEGKTIREVVLAEKLMTEQEIDRLIDDAIRAGTAQDA